The sequence below is a genomic window from Qipengyuania flava.
TGGTTTACCGCTTCCGGGACGATCTTTCCGGCGAAGTGATCGCCGAGGCAAAGCGCGAAGACCTCGAAGCCTTCCACGGCCTGCGGTATCCAAAGTCGGACATCCCCAACCAGGCCCGCGCCCTTTACGTGCGAAACCGCTTCCGCATCATCTCCGATGTGGAGAGCGCACCCGTTCCGATCGAACCCGGTGTCAGCTTCGACGGCGAACCGCTCGACCTCAGCATGAGCACGCTACGTGCCGTGTCGCCAATCCATATCGAGTATCTCAAGAACATGGGCGTCGGCGCTTCGCTGTCGATCTCGATCATCATCGGCGGCAAGCTTTGGGGGCTGTTCGCCTGCCATCACTATGGCCCCAAACTGCTCCCCTACTCGCACCGGACCGCTGCCGAGCTGTTCTCCGAACTGTTCTCGCTGGTGCTCGACCGCGTCATTGCCCGACAATCGAGCGAGCGCCGCGAAGTAGGCCGCAAGATCCACGACCGACTGATGCGCGACATTGCGGCGGGCACAAGCCTCGCCTCCAGCCTGCCGACGCTCGACGCGGTGATCCAGCAAGCGATCCCGCACGATGGGGCGAGCATCTTTGTCGAGGACGCTTACGACAGCCGCGGCTCGGCACCGAACGAAGAAGAGTTCCGCGCACTGGTGCCCTCGCTCAACAGCGCGGCAACCAGCCGCCTGCTCCAAAGTGATGCCCTCGCCGAACGCTTGCCGCGAGCCGAACGGTTCGCCGATCGCGCGGCTGGCGCGCTGGTCATCCCGGTTTCGCGTTCCCCGCGTGATTATCTGGTACTGTGGCGCAAGCCGCTGACCCAGACCGTGGCATGGGCGGGAAATCCCGAAAAGCCGGTGGAAAGCGGCCCCAACGGTGACCGCCTGACGCCGCGCAAGAGCTTCGAGGCGTGGCGCGAGACTGTCGAGGGACGCGCCGAAAAGTGGTCGGACGCCGAACTCGACATTGCCGAGGGTCTTCGCGTCACCCTGCTCGAGATCATCCTGCGGCTGACCGACGAAGCCGTGGCCGAGCGCGCCAAGGCGCAGCAGCAACAGGAGCTGCTGATCGCGGAACTCAACCATCGCGTTCGCAACATTCTGAACCTCATCCGGGGCCTGATCAGCCAGTCGAAGAACGACGCACGCGACATCGAGTCCTTCGTCGACATCGTCGGCGGCCGCGTCAGCTCGCTCGCTTCGGCCCATGACAACATTACCAAGGGCAACTGGTCACACGCGCCCTTCTCTGGCCTGATCGAAAGCGAATCCAACGCCTATCTGGCTGGCAAGGCCGATCGTCTTGCTCTCCAAGGGCCGGAAGCCATGATTGCTCCGGAAGCCTACACCGTGCTGGCGCTGGTCATGCACGAGATGGTGACGAACTCGGCAAAGTACGGATCGCTGAGCGATCGCAGCGGCGCACTCGATGTGACGGTCCACCGTGGCGACAACGATGATCTGCATATCCGCTGGACCGAGCGTGACGGCCCCCCGGTCAAACCGCCCACCCGGCGCGGGTTCGGCAGCACGATCATCGAACGGTCGATTCCCTACGAACTGGGCGGCGAGGCAAAGGTCGATTTCGCTCTCAGCGGGCTGTCAGCCGAATTTCGCGTGCCGGGCAGCTATGTCGAATGGCGCAGCACCGCGGAAACGAAAGCAGCAGTGGCTGAACGAAAGGAGAGCGGCCACTCCTCGGACCTCAAGCGGGTTCCGGAAAGCGTCCTGCTTGTCGAAGACAGCATGATTATCGCCCTGGACGCGGAAGATTGCCTCAAGGAACTGGGCGTCGAAACGGTGCGGATCGAAAGCTCGGTTGCGGCGGCACTCGATGCCCTTGCCAATAAGGAACCCAGCCTGGCCATTCTCGACTACAACCTCGGCCGCGAGAACAGTGAGCCGGTGGCAAAGGTCCTGCGCGAAAAAGGCATCCCGTTTTGGCTCGCCACGGGATACGGCGAAATGCAGGAACGGTCAGGCGAACTGGGCGCGGCCGGGATGCTCACCAAGCCTTACGGCAAGGACGAGCTGGTCGATTTGCTCTCGGCATTCGGCGCCGCAGCATCGGCCCCTAATTAAAGAAACGCTGTTGGTAGTAGAACGTCGCGGCGACGGGATTGCCCGCGCGGTCGCGGGCGGGCTCGAAGCGGATTTGCTCGTAGGCCAATCGGCACACCACTGCGTCGGTCTCGGGAAACGGGCTGGCCCGGTAGACGCTGCATCCCGTGACCCGTCCGGCCGCTGAAACCGACAAGCGCACGATGACCGATTTGCCGATCCGCGCCTGCCGTCCGCCGGGAGGTACGGGAAAGGCGCTCGCATCCGTGATGGCCCGGATAAGAACGGGTTTGCTCGCGATGCCGCCGCCCTGTCCGCTGCCGCCGGTTCCGCTGCCCGTGCCAACCCCTTCGCCCGACCGTCCGGTGCCGGTCCCGTCATCGGTAGCGCCCGCCGTGTCCGCGGCGCCGGTCGAGGCTGCGCGCGGCGCGGGCCGATCCTCGCGAATGCGAACTTCGGGTTCCGGGGCCGTGGTCGGCTTCGGCACGGCTTCGCGCCCGGGATCGCCGGCCGCGCCTTCGGGTTCGGGCGCCTGCGGCTCGGGCGGTTCTTCGGGCGCGGTTACCGTGACGGTAAATGCCGACACCACGCTGCGCTCGACCTGCGAGACGGCGTCGGGAGCCAGACTACGTATCAGCGCGTAGAATAATCCTATGTGAATCAATGCTATCAGCAGGATAACCCACGGGTTGAGCCGTTTCTTCGTGTTCGAAAATCGGGTGCCCTGCTCGGTCATGAACAGTCAACGTGGCGCACAGGCTGTGCGTTCCTGACGCGGCAAACGTGAGGGCGCCCGCGGGGCGAGGAGCTTTGCCACACCATGTCGATTTCGCGTGCATTCCAACGGCCCGGCAGCGCCCTACTCGTTCCGCTTCTCGGGTTTGCCCTGTTCGCCATAACGGCTTTTGCAAGCATAGAGATCGCCCGGGGCGAAGGCCGGATTGCAGCGCTGTGGCTGCCGAACGGGCTCGCTGTCGCCGCCCTGCTGCGGTTCCGGGCCCCGAATGAAACCGTTCTGTTTGGCGCCCTCCTCGCGGGCAATCTGGCCGCCAACAGTTTTTCCGGCGACGCGCTTGGCCAGGCCTTCGGGCTCGCCCTCGCGAACATGCTCGAGATCTTCCTCGCAGTCGCGCTGACGCGTCAGTGGTGCGGCCGCACTCCGCGCATGGACGACATCGGCGACCTGGGCCGGTTTGCCTTTGCCGCTGGCATCTGCGCGCCCATCGCTTCGGGAATAATCGCGGCGAGCGTCCTCAGCCTGACGGGCTCGAACTGGATCGAAGCGGCGGTAAAGTGGGTTTTCGCCGACGCGCTGGCGATGCTGATCCTGGCGCCCAGCACGATCATCGCGATCGACGCCTGGCGGGCGCGGCGCAAGCCAACCCAGCAGGAAGTGGTGGACTGGACAGTGCTCACAGTGCTGGGCACGGGCCTTACCTTTGCCGTCTTCACGCAGACGCAATATCCGCTGCTTTTCCTGATCCCGCCGGTGGTGATGGCGCACGCCTTTCGGCTGGGCAGCCTCGGCACCGCTTTTTCGACCATCAAGGTCGCGGCCATTGCGCTCACCCTGACCGAGCTGGGGCGCGGCCCGATCAACCTCATCGATTACCCGCTCTCGACTCAGCTGCTGGTTCTCGAAGCGTTTCTCGCCAGCGCGATCTTCGTCGGCCTGCCCATCGCTGCCATCCTTGCCACACGGCAAAAGATCACCGCCGAGCTGGCGAAGCGCACCGAAGAGCTTTCGCTCTTGGCAGAAAACGTAACCGATGCGATCCTGCGCTTCGATGCCGAAGGCCTGTGCACCTACGCCTCCCCCTCCACCCATGCCGTGCTGGGCCGACCGCCGGAGGATTTCATTGGAAACAGGGCAAGCGGAAAGCTGCACCCGGACGCAAGGGAACAGATCGAA
It includes:
- a CDS encoding HWE histidine kinase domain-containing protein, which translates into the protein MNAQDVNLSNCDREPIHQLGQIQPFGALIAVNSDWFVAHRSCNLSVIFGEGKDVEVGESLSRLVSPSALERLRSGAAALSLDDQVERLFALSLFGDEQLFDCALHTSGDFTVIEIERHVDGDLDRQLAVLRPIMSRLEKKTDVETLADEAARQLRHSLQIDRVMVYRFRDDLSGEVIAEAKREDLEAFHGLRYPKSDIPNQARALYVRNRFRIISDVESAPVPIEPGVSFDGEPLDLSMSTLRAVSPIHIEYLKNMGVGASLSISIIIGGKLWGLFACHHYGPKLLPYSHRTAAELFSELFSLVLDRVIARQSSERREVGRKIHDRLMRDIAAGTSLASSLPTLDAVIQQAIPHDGASIFVEDAYDSRGSAPNEEEFRALVPSLNSAATSRLLQSDALAERLPRAERFADRAAGALVIPVSRSPRDYLVLWRKPLTQTVAWAGNPEKPVESGPNGDRLTPRKSFEAWRETVEGRAEKWSDAELDIAEGLRVTLLEIILRLTDEAVAERAKAQQQQELLIAELNHRVRNILNLIRGLISQSKNDARDIESFVDIVGGRVSSLASAHDNITKGNWSHAPFSGLIESESNAYLAGKADRLALQGPEAMIAPEAYTVLALVMHEMVTNSAKYGSLSDRSGALDVTVHRGDNDDLHIRWTERDGPPVKPPTRRGFGSTIIERSIPYELGGEAKVDFALSGLSAEFRVPGSYVEWRSTAETKAAVAERKESGHSSDLKRVPESVLLVEDSMIIALDAEDCLKELGVETVRIESSVAAALDALANKEPSLAILDYNLGRENSEPVAKVLREKGIPFWLATGYGEMQERSGELGAAGMLTKPYGKDELVDLLSAFGAAASAPN
- a CDS encoding energy transducer TonB, with protein sequence MTEQGTRFSNTKKRLNPWVILLIALIHIGLFYALIRSLAPDAVSQVERSVVSAFTVTVTAPEEPPEPQAPEPEGAAGDPGREAVPKPTTAPEPEVRIREDRPAPRAASTGAADTAGATDDGTGTGRSGEGVGTGSGTGGSGQGGGIASKPVLIRAITDASAFPVPPGGRQARIGKSVIVRLSVSAAGRVTGCSVYRASPFPETDAVVCRLAYEQIRFEPARDRAGNPVAATFYYQQRFFN